A window of the Methanobacterium spitsbergense genome harbors these coding sequences:
- a CDS encoding histidine kinase dimerization/phosphoacceptor domain -containing protein has translation MDDETLISVKNIFILAFILVISFAVISILLRNDSIALAFLGDITSVVIDLLVVLTLFYATIRSAHLGLRVQIAWMIMTVAFMVYAIGDILWAILELGLQQNPFPSVADVFYLTFYPLFALGIYYLARFSFTRSEKLKIFIDMGTVIITVGLIFWTFLIIPTLSSPENLFTTNVSAIYIIGDFLLLLVLLRLLYSKVDENYGSVLFLGMGILVLICTDTIFAFQTLQGTYVSGGLLDTGWILSFVLVGLAAFLQASEEKFDFQRFSQIRVWFQRSNLTPYLPLIWVLIAFTLLIWANDNVITPNLEYIELGVGFIIVLVIIRQVITLNENKNLITAAGKELNYKNKVERVLVESEKRLFDIIDFLPDATFAINSQGKVIAWNRAIEDLTGFKAKDIMGKGNYEYSLPFYGMRRPILIDLVTHSDENIEKHYDSFERNGEVILVETEAPLKGINRTLWGKAVPLYDGNGHINGAIEAIRDITERKNAENEIKSSLKEKNILLQEIHHRVKNNMQIISSLLSLQTKYVDEEEAVNVLKESQNRVKSMAMIHEKLYISKDLAHINFVDYIQSLVKNLFYSYNIENTNIKPIFDVEDITLNMETAVPCGLIMSELVSNSLKYAFPNGMKGEILVSLKTVDDKYELIIRDNGIGLQEDIDFNNLETLGLLLVNNLIEQIDGELTINRSSGTEFKIKFKELEYKERI, from the coding sequence ATGGATGATGAAACTTTAATATCTGTTAAAAATATTTTTATATTAGCATTTATTCTTGTAATCAGTTTTGCAGTTATTTCAATATTGTTGAGAAATGATTCCATTGCCCTGGCATTTCTTGGAGATATTACCTCTGTAGTAATAGATTTATTGGTTGTTTTAACTTTGTTTTATGCGACAATCCGTTCTGCTCATCTAGGTCTGCGAGTGCAGATTGCTTGGATGATTATGACCGTTGCATTTATGGTTTATGCTATTGGGGATATATTATGGGCAATATTGGAGCTAGGATTGCAGCAAAACCCCTTTCCATCTGTAGCTGATGTTTTTTATTTAACTTTTTATCCTCTTTTTGCCCTTGGTATTTATTATCTAGCAAGATTTTCCTTTACCCGCAGTGAAAAACTTAAAATATTTATAGACATGGGAACTGTAATTATAACTGTTGGTCTTATTTTTTGGACTTTTTTAATTATACCTACCCTATCAAGTCCAGAAAACTTATTTACTACTAATGTATCTGCAATTTACATAATTGGAGATTTTTTACTCCTTTTGGTACTATTAAGACTGCTTTACAGCAAGGTTGATGAGAATTATGGGTCGGTACTGTTTTTGGGTATGGGTATTCTGGTTTTGATCTGTACTGACACTATTTTCGCATTTCAAACATTACAAGGAACCTACGTATCAGGTGGCTTGTTGGATACTGGATGGATATTAAGTTTTGTTTTGGTTGGATTAGCTGCCTTTTTACAAGCTAGCGAAGAAAAATTTGACTTCCAAAGATTTTCCCAGATAAGAGTTTGGTTCCAGAGATCTAATTTAACCCCTTATCTGCCCCTTATTTGGGTATTAATAGCATTTACATTACTTATCTGGGCTAATGACAACGTAATAACTCCAAATTTAGAGTACATTGAACTGGGAGTGGGATTCATCATTGTTCTTGTAATTATTCGACAAGTTATAACCTTAAACGAGAACAAAAATCTCATTACAGCAGCTGGAAAGGAGCTAAACTACAAAAATAAGGTAGAAAGGGTATTAGTAGAATCGGAAAAGCGTTTATTTGATATTATCGATTTTTTACCTGATGCCACATTTGCCATCAATAGCCAGGGGAAAGTGATAGCTTGGAACCGTGCCATTGAGGACTTAACAGGGTTCAAAGCTAAAGATATAATGGGAAAAGGAAATTATGAATATTCTCTGCCATTTTACGGGATGCGAAGACCAATATTAATTGATCTGGTAACTCATTCCGATGAAAATATCGAGAAGCACTATGATTCTTTTGAAAGAAATGGAGAAGTTATTTTAGTTGAGACAGAGGCACCCTTAAAGGGGATTAATCGTACCCTTTGGGGAAAAGCAGTACCATTATATGATGGTAATGGTCATATTAACGGTGCTATTGAGGCCATTCGTGATATAACTGAACGTAAAAACGCCGAAAATGAAATTAAATCATCTTTAAAGGAAAAAAATATTCTTCTTCAAGAAATACACCACCGAGTAAAAAATAACATGCAAATCATCTCCAGCCTACTCAGCTTGCAAACAAAATATGTGGATGAAGAGGAAGCTGTGAATGTCTTAAAAGAAAGTCAAAACCGGGTTAAATCCATGGCCATGATACATGAAAAACTGTACATATCTAAAGATTTAGCCCATATCAATTTTGTTGATTACATTCAAAGCCTTGTTAAAAACTTATTTTATTCCTACAACATTGAAAACACCAATATTAAACCAATATTTGACGTAGAAGATATAACTTTAAATATGGAAACTGCAGTTCCATGTGGTCTCATAATGAGTGAACTCGTATCTAACAGTTTAAAATATGCATTTCCCAATGGAATGAAAGGAGAAATTCTTGTGTCACTCAAAACTGTAGATGATAAATACGAACTTATCATCCGTGATAATGGTATAGGATTACAAGAAGATATTGATTTTAACAACTTAGAAACTCTGGGTCTTCTACTGGTAAATAATTTAATTGAACAAATTGATGGTGAACTCACAATCAACAGAAGCTCTGGAACAGAATTTAAAATCAAATTTAAAGAATTAGAATACAAAGAACGAATATAA
- a CDS encoding DUF169 domain-containing protein: MTWFGFGRISPFIKYFVSTGKKEFRNGDAEYLKASPEIMEKVQEAVGKITPPGKYLIISPLEEMEEDYDVKSVLCFGSGEQIRNLCSLIHFRLEDPFKSIIAPFGPSCATFVTYPAGMSEKAPKNTAFIGPVDPTGNSWFPTNYMALGIPIDMARDICNDLDDSFATKRPEVAYHDIRNDIKP; encoded by the coding sequence ATCACATGGTTTGGATTTGGAAGAATTTCCCCATTCATCAAATACTTTGTATCTACTGGAAAAAAAGAATTCAGGAATGGTGATGCCGAATATTTAAAGGCCAGTCCTGAGATCATGGAAAAAGTACAGGAAGCAGTGGGTAAAATAACACCACCTGGAAAATACCTAATTATTAGCCCTCTAGAAGAAATGGAAGAAGATTATGATGTTAAATCAGTTCTATGCTTTGGTAGCGGTGAACAGATCAGAAACTTATGCAGCCTAATACACTTCAGATTAGAGGATCCATTCAAATCCATTATAGCTCCATTCGGACCTTCATGTGCCACATTTGTAACATATCCTGCAGGAATGTCCGAAAAAGCCCCTAAAAACACAGCTTTCATTGGTCCTGTTGATCCAACAGGCAATTCATGGTTTCCAACCAATTACATGGCACTGGGAATACCAATAGATATGGCAAGGGATATTTGTAATGATCTAGATGATTCATTCGCAACTAAAAGGCCCGAAGTTGCATACCATGATATTAGAAATGATATCAAGCCATAA
- the uvrC gene encoding excinuclease ABC subunit UvrC has translation MAIKSNDPDDLPLVPGVYLMMDSADRIIYIGKAKSLKKRVKSYFRKDLDPKTRVLMNHFNHLEYMVTDTEKEALILESNLIKKHMPRYNIRLKDDKRYPYIKVTNETFPRVLITRRVLDDGSYYYGPFPEAFALRKLVKFLKGLFKVRDCKKMDGPCLNYQIELCNAPCDKRITEQEYKKLVDNISFFFEGKYDEIIDALKLEMQEAAQKHEYEKAAVLRDQLNSVEDVLEKQKMEFTRSLDQDVIASASDSELACVVVFSVREGKIIGKDDFLMSGAENTSEEKIISAFLKQYYTGPRHVPVKIIIPKIVEDEQLLEELLSEKREAPVSIEVPIEGVGYRLVRMVSKNASIILNHQKEVKGALVDLKKYLGIPRIPKRIEAFDISNIGGKMAVGSMVVFENGAPKKSSYRKYKIQTEGPDDYAMMREMLERRYSKLSDDKGPTPDLVLVDGGKGQLNVATDVFRSLDVYDVPVIGLAKEFEHVFIPQTPSPLILPRDSDALLLLQRIRDEAHRFAINYHKTLRSKEFERSVLDEIPGVGHKRKIKLLKHFNDIKNIENASVDDIACVNGISRNLAQKIHDHFAVDSNKDNVLK, from the coding sequence TTGGCTATAAAAAGTAATGATCCAGACGATCTTCCACTGGTACCTGGAGTGTACCTTATGATGGACTCTGCTGATCGTATTATATACATTGGAAAGGCAAAATCCCTTAAAAAGAGGGTTAAATCATACTTTAGAAAAGATTTAGATCCTAAAACCCGGGTGTTAATGAATCATTTTAATCATTTGGAGTATATGGTAACTGATACGGAAAAAGAGGCACTTATATTAGAGTCTAATCTTATAAAAAAGCATATGCCTCGTTATAATATAAGATTAAAGGACGATAAGCGATATCCATATATTAAAGTTACCAATGAAACATTTCCCAGAGTCCTTATTACACGAAGGGTTCTAGACGACGGATCTTATTATTATGGGCCCTTTCCAGAAGCATTTGCACTTAGAAAACTGGTAAAATTTCTCAAAGGACTATTTAAAGTAAGAGATTGTAAAAAAATGGATGGTCCTTGCCTGAACTATCAGATTGAGCTTTGTAATGCTCCCTGTGATAAAAGGATTACAGAGCAAGAATATAAAAAATTAGTTGATAATATCTCATTTTTCTTTGAAGGTAAATATGATGAAATCATAGATGCTTTGAAGTTAGAAATGCAAGAAGCAGCTCAAAAACATGAATATGAAAAGGCAGCAGTTTTAAGGGATCAACTAAATTCTGTGGAAGATGTTCTTGAAAAACAGAAGATGGAATTTACACGTAGCCTTGATCAAGATGTTATTGCATCGGCATCTGATAGTGAACTAGCATGTGTAGTTGTTTTCTCTGTGCGTGAGGGTAAGATAATTGGCAAAGATGATTTTTTAATGAGCGGAGCAGAAAACACCTCCGAAGAGAAAATAATATCAGCATTTCTAAAACAGTACTACACAGGCCCAAGACATGTTCCAGTTAAAATAATAATTCCAAAGATTGTTGAAGATGAACAACTCCTTGAAGAATTGCTATCTGAGAAGAGGGAAGCACCTGTATCAATTGAAGTACCAATTGAAGGAGTTGGATACAGACTTGTTAGAATGGTTTCCAAGAACGCCTCAATAATATTAAACCATCAAAAAGAGGTTAAAGGAGCACTTGTTGACCTAAAAAAATATCTTGGAATACCTAGAATTCCAAAAAGAATAGAAGCATTTGATATATCAAACATAGGCGGTAAAATGGCTGTTGGATCAATGGTTGTATTTGAGAATGGTGCCCCTAAAAAAAGTTCTTACAGAAAATATAAAATCCAAACAGAAGGTCCTGATGATTATGCAATGATGAGAGAAATGCTTGAAAGAAGATACTCCAAACTTTCAGATGACAAAGGTCCAACACCAGATCTGGTACTGGTTGATGGGGGAAAAGGCCAGTTAAACGTTGCAACAGATGTTTTCAGATCACTAGATGTATACGATGTACCGGTTATAGGTCTTGCAAAGGAATTTGAACATGTATTCATACCACAAACTCCGAGTCCATTAATTCTTCCACGTGATTCAGATGCTTTACTTTTACTTCAAAGAATCCGTGATGAAGCACACAGATTCGCAATCAATTACCATAAAACATTGAGATCAAAGGAATTTGAAAGATCAGTGCTGGATGAAATACCTGGAGTGGGTCACAAACGGAAAATTAAACTATTAAAACATTTCAATGATATAAAAAATATTGAAAATGCGAGTGTGGATGATATTGCCTGTGTTAATGGTATAAGCAGAAATCTTGCCCAGAAAATCCATGACCATTTTGCTGTAGATAGCAACAAAGATAATGTGCTTAAATAA